One window of the Salvia splendens isolate huo1 chromosome 1, SspV2, whole genome shotgun sequence genome contains the following:
- the LOC121805903 gene encoding nodulin homeobox-like isoform X2 yields MRASNEASTSIELANSLFRGRSEVALDLIAAVKGLHELSPQQLGKLIKDSGNNVVRHIAEDGSCIQVDLEKFARYLPLHLIAVIMAWERDKSTFKYLLCGILLLHSMCDLASRVPKIEQILLDDVKISEQLIDLVFYLLVLLGAYKQETHTIPNDMVLLHSALVACSLKLLTVIVSPQYQEVAQVLTAYYKVDIFTEAAFSAVCVDVKFLQTKLSAQHGDSSGSASPTAEETLNHLCQQCDSSLQFLQSLCQQKLFRECVVKNKELCGNGGVLVLVQAVMNLKLSGSDNTSSYLAATSRLKSKALSILLHLCEAESVSYLDEVASNTASQDLAKSVGLEVLDLLKKLFGIDSTQLNAPSEVSYPKGQLELNAMRLADVFSDDSNFRSFIMINFREALAAIFLLPHGEFVSGWCSSDLLVSEEDAPLDVPRSSYAHQRTSLLIKVIANLHCFNPDVCQDEKDLFLNKFIQFIQNDYQKLSDGILSTSEADKVSTVSKNLCSLLSHAESLVPEFLNEDDVQLLRLFISQFESRIVRAASEDHLVHGTLNLGFREVDQFDATRNGDEQFFDRKNSGMMEQDKSNGPSVNSRDNEKDARAFDTSGSDSSPTRGKIHFDQMGVDRIKRHSFDETAEEEKIDPLHSEEKQQRKRKRTVMNDKQIALIESALIDEPDMHRNAPVLRLWADKLSIHGAEVTTSRLKNWLNNRKARLARAAKDVRVSYDGDSSDRLGISGHLDSPRSSIDDAHISFSARGNIADEVTNIAVVANAEEDLGTSCAAPMDIEVTDIEVVANTDEDLGTSRAAPRDIATTPSLSFGLGQYVMLVDERGGEVGKGAVFQISGQWCGNSLYKSGTCVVDIKELSVDKSSNVLHPVEGTCDSFYQTEKRFGLIRVLWDINKVFLYFQPGEYVMLRGDKQQEIGKGTVFQARGYWNGVYLEQSGMCVVDIKKLSIDRFADLPHPVEATGNSFYQSQKRIGVMRVVWDSNKLSRLQA; encoded by the exons ATGAGGGCATCAAACGAAGCTTCCACCAGCATTGAGCTGGCGAACAGTTTATTTCGAGGCCGATCTGAGGTG GCACTTGATTTAATTGCTGCGGTCAAGGGACTGCATGAGCTTAGTCCTCAACAGCTTGGCAAACTAATCAAAGATTCTGGGAACAATGTGGTCAGGCACATTGCTGAGGATGGATCATGTATACAG GTTGACTTGGAAAAATTTGCAAGGTATCTTCCTCTTCATCTTATTGCAGTGATTATGGCTTGGGAAAGGGACAAATCAACATTCAAGTATTTGTTATGTGGAATTCTTCTCTTGCACTCCATGTGTGATCTTGCCTCTCGGGTACCCAAAATTGAGCAG ATATTGCTTGATGATGTGAAGATATCAGAACAGCTAATTGACCTGGTCTTTTATCTGCTAGTTCTCCTTGGTGCATACAAACAG GAAACTCACACCATTCCCAATGATATGGTTCTTCTTCATTCAGCTCTGGTTGCTTGCAGTCTAAAATTGTTGACAGTCATTGTTTCTCCACAGTACCAAGAGGTTGCTCAAGTTTTGACTGCATATTACAAG GTGGACATATTCACGGAGGCAGCGTTCTCTGCTGTTTGTGTTGATGTCAAGTTTCTGCAGACCAAACTCTCTGCTCAACATGGCGATTCATCTGGAAGTGCTTCCCCTACTGCTGAAGAGACCTTGAATCACCTTTGCCAGCAGTGTGATTCTTCTCTTCAATTTCTACAGTCCCTGTGTCAGCAAAAGTTGTTTCGGGAATGCGTTGTTAAGAACaag GAGTTATGTGGCAATGGTGGTGTTCTTGTTCTGGTTCAGGCCGTCATGAACTTAAAGTTATCAGGCTCAGACAATACCTCCTCGTACTTGGCTGCTACCTCTCGTCTAAAATCTAAAGCTTTATCTATT CTTTTGCACCTTTGTGAAGCAGAAAGTGTATCCTACCTTGATGAGGTGGCCAGCAATACTGCCAGTCAGGATTTGGCAAAGTCTGTCGGACTCGAG GTTCTTGACTTGCTGAAAAAACTGTTTGGTATAGATTCCACACAGTTAAATGCTCCCTCTGAGGTAAGCTACCCAAAGGGGCAACTGGAACTTAATGCAATGCGCCTGGCAGATGTTTTCTCAGATGATTCAAATTTTCGATCGTTCATCATGATAAATTTT AGGGAAGCTTTAGCGGCAATCTTTCTACTCCCTCATGGAGAGTTTGTATCTGGCTGGTGCTCATCTGATCTTCTAGTTTCTGAAGAGGATGCACCATTAGA TGTTCCTCGGTCGTCTTATGCCCATCAGAGAACGTCTTTGTTGATTAAAGTGATTGCAAACCTTCATTGCTTTAATCCTGATGTATGCCAGG ACGAGAAAGATCTGTTTCTCAACAAGTTCATTCAGTTCATACAGAATGACTATCAGAAACTGTCAGATGGAATCCTCTCTACTTCCGAAGCTGACAAAGTTTCCACAGTTAGCAAGAACTTAT GTTCACTGTTAAGTCACGCAGAATCTTTAGTTCCAGAATTTTTGAATGAAGATGATGTACAACTGCTGAG GTTATTTATAAGTCAATTTGAGTCGCGGATTGTTCGTGCTGCATCTGAAGATCATCTGGTCCAT GGCACACTGAACCTTGGTTTCCGAGAAGTGGATCAATTTGATGCAACCAGGAATGGGGATGAGCAATTTTTTGATAGGAAGAACTCTGGGATGATGGAGCAGGACAAATCCAATGGGCCCTCTGTAAATTCGCGAGATAATGAGAAAGATGCTCGAGCTTTTGATACAAGTGGGTCAGATTCCAGCCCCACTCGAGGAAAGATCCACTTTGATCAAATGGGTGTTGATCGTATCAAGCGACATAGCTTTGACGAAACTGCTGAAGAGGAAAAAATCGATCCTCTACATTCTGAAGAGAAGCAGCAAAGGAAACGCAAGAGAACTGTAATGAATGATAAACAGATAGCTCTTATTGAATCTGCACTTATAGATGAACCTGATATGCACCGCAATGCACCTGTACTACGGTTGTGGGCTGATAAATTGAGTATTCAT gGTGCCGAGGTTACAACTTCAAGGCTAAAAAATTG GCTGAATAATCGGAAAGCTAGGCTGGCACGTGCAGCTAAAGATGTTCGTGTATCATATGATGGAGACAGTTCTGACAGACTAGGAATCTCTGGGCATCTCGACTCGCCCCGGAGCTCTATAGATGATGCCCATATCTCATTTTCTGCAAGAGGGAACATTGCTGATGAGGTTACCAACATTGCAGTAGTAGCTAATGCGGAAGAAGACTTGGGGACTTCATGTGCTGCACCTATGGATATTGAGGTTACAGACATTGAAGTGGTAGCTAATACGGACGAAGACTTGGGGACTTCACGTGCTGCACCTAGGGATATTGCAACAACACCAAGCTTGTCCTTTGGACTGGGGCAATATGTAATGCTTGTTGACGAGAGAGGGGGGGAGGTTGGGAAAGGTGCAGTGTTTCAAATTAGTGGACAATGGTGTGGGAATAGCTTGTATAAATCTGGCACGTGCGTTGTGGACATCAAGGAACTCTCAGTCGACAAAAGTTCCAATGTTCTACACCCTGTGGAGGGCACATGCGACTCATTTTATCAGACTGAAAAAAGATTTGGTTTGATACGAGTCTTGTGGGATATAAACAAAGTTTTTCTCTACTTTCAGCCCGGGGAATACGTGATGCTTCGGGGGGATAAACAACAGGAGATTGGGAAGGGCACGGTTTT
- the LOC121805903 gene encoding nodulin homeobox-like isoform X3 — protein sequence MRASNEASTSIELANSLFRGRSEVALDLIAAVKGLHELSPQQLGKLIKDSGNNVVRHIAEDGSCIQVDLEKFARYLPLHLIAVIMAWERDKSTFKYLLCGILLLHSMCDLASRVPKIEQILLDDVKISEQLIDLVFYLLVLLGAYKQETHTIPNDMVLLHSALVACSLKLLTVIVSPQYQEVAQVLTAYYKVDIFTEAAFSAVCVDVKFLQTKLSAQHGDSSGSASPTAEETLNHLCQQCDSSLQFLQSLCQQKLFRECVVKNKELCGNGGVLVLVQAVMNLKLSGSDNTSSYLAATSRLKSKALSILLHLCEAESVSYLDEVASNTASQDLAKSVGLEVLDLLKKLFGIDSTQLNAPSEREALAAIFLLPHGEFVSGWCSSDLLVSEEDAPLDVPRSSYAHQRTSLLIKVIANLHCFNPDVCQDEKDLFLNKFIQFIQNDYQKLSDGILSTSEADKVSTVSKNLCSLLSHAESLVPEFLNEDDVQLLRLFISQFESRIVRAASEDHLVHDEENAVVYSLPLHREISPGHGNNVVNMGQGTLNLGFREVDQFDATRNGDEQFFDRKNSGMMEQDKSNGPSVNSRDNEKDARAFDTSGSDSSPTRGKIHFDQMGVDRIKRHSFDETAEEEKIDPLHSEEKQQRKRKRTVMNDKQIALIESALIDEPDMHRNAPVLRLWADKLSIHGAEVTTSRLKNWLNNRKARLARAAKDVRVSYDGDSSDRLGISGHLDSPRSSIDDAHISFSARGNIADEVTNIAVVANAEEDLGTSCAAPMDIEVTDIEVVANTDEDLGTSRAAPRDIATTPSLSFGLGQYVMLVDERGGEVGKGAVFQISGQWCGNSLYKSGTCVVDIKELSVDKSSNVLHPVEGTCDSFYQTEKRFGLIRVLWDINKVFLYFQPGEYVMLRGDKQQEIGKGTVFQARGYWNGVYLEQSGMCVVDIKKLSIDRFADLPHPVEATGNSFYQSQKRIGVMRVVWDSNKLSRLQA from the exons ATGAGGGCATCAAACGAAGCTTCCACCAGCATTGAGCTGGCGAACAGTTTATTTCGAGGCCGATCTGAGGTG GCACTTGATTTAATTGCTGCGGTCAAGGGACTGCATGAGCTTAGTCCTCAACAGCTTGGCAAACTAATCAAAGATTCTGGGAACAATGTGGTCAGGCACATTGCTGAGGATGGATCATGTATACAG GTTGACTTGGAAAAATTTGCAAGGTATCTTCCTCTTCATCTTATTGCAGTGATTATGGCTTGGGAAAGGGACAAATCAACATTCAAGTATTTGTTATGTGGAATTCTTCTCTTGCACTCCATGTGTGATCTTGCCTCTCGGGTACCCAAAATTGAGCAG ATATTGCTTGATGATGTGAAGATATCAGAACAGCTAATTGACCTGGTCTTTTATCTGCTAGTTCTCCTTGGTGCATACAAACAG GAAACTCACACCATTCCCAATGATATGGTTCTTCTTCATTCAGCTCTGGTTGCTTGCAGTCTAAAATTGTTGACAGTCATTGTTTCTCCACAGTACCAAGAGGTTGCTCAAGTTTTGACTGCATATTACAAG GTGGACATATTCACGGAGGCAGCGTTCTCTGCTGTTTGTGTTGATGTCAAGTTTCTGCAGACCAAACTCTCTGCTCAACATGGCGATTCATCTGGAAGTGCTTCCCCTACTGCTGAAGAGACCTTGAATCACCTTTGCCAGCAGTGTGATTCTTCTCTTCAATTTCTACAGTCCCTGTGTCAGCAAAAGTTGTTTCGGGAATGCGTTGTTAAGAACaag GAGTTATGTGGCAATGGTGGTGTTCTTGTTCTGGTTCAGGCCGTCATGAACTTAAAGTTATCAGGCTCAGACAATACCTCCTCGTACTTGGCTGCTACCTCTCGTCTAAAATCTAAAGCTTTATCTATT CTTTTGCACCTTTGTGAAGCAGAAAGTGTATCCTACCTTGATGAGGTGGCCAGCAATACTGCCAGTCAGGATTTGGCAAAGTCTGTCGGACTCGAG GTTCTTGACTTGCTGAAAAAACTGTTTGGTATAGATTCCACACAGTTAAATGCTCCCTCTGAG AGGGAAGCTTTAGCGGCAATCTTTCTACTCCCTCATGGAGAGTTTGTATCTGGCTGGTGCTCATCTGATCTTCTAGTTTCTGAAGAGGATGCACCATTAGA TGTTCCTCGGTCGTCTTATGCCCATCAGAGAACGTCTTTGTTGATTAAAGTGATTGCAAACCTTCATTGCTTTAATCCTGATGTATGCCAGG ACGAGAAAGATCTGTTTCTCAACAAGTTCATTCAGTTCATACAGAATGACTATCAGAAACTGTCAGATGGAATCCTCTCTACTTCCGAAGCTGACAAAGTTTCCACAGTTAGCAAGAACTTAT GTTCACTGTTAAGTCACGCAGAATCTTTAGTTCCAGAATTTTTGAATGAAGATGATGTACAACTGCTGAG GTTATTTATAAGTCAATTTGAGTCGCGGATTGTTCGTGCTGCATCTGAAGATCATCTGGTCCAT GATGAGGAAAatgcagtggtgtattctttacCCTTACACAGAGAAATAAGCCCAGGTCATGGAAATAATGTTGTCAACATGGGACAGGGCACACTGAACCTTGGTTTCCGAGAAGTGGATCAATTTGATGCAACCAGGAATGGGGATGAGCAATTTTTTGATAGGAAGAACTCTGGGATGATGGAGCAGGACAAATCCAATGGGCCCTCTGTAAATTCGCGAGATAATGAGAAAGATGCTCGAGCTTTTGATACAAGTGGGTCAGATTCCAGCCCCACTCGAGGAAAGATCCACTTTGATCAAATGGGTGTTGATCGTATCAAGCGACATAGCTTTGACGAAACTGCTGAAGAGGAAAAAATCGATCCTCTACATTCTGAAGAGAAGCAGCAAAGGAAACGCAAGAGAACTGTAATGAATGATAAACAGATAGCTCTTATTGAATCTGCACTTATAGATGAACCTGATATGCACCGCAATGCACCTGTACTACGGTTGTGGGCTGATAAATTGAGTATTCAT gGTGCCGAGGTTACAACTTCAAGGCTAAAAAATTG GCTGAATAATCGGAAAGCTAGGCTGGCACGTGCAGCTAAAGATGTTCGTGTATCATATGATGGAGACAGTTCTGACAGACTAGGAATCTCTGGGCATCTCGACTCGCCCCGGAGCTCTATAGATGATGCCCATATCTCATTTTCTGCAAGAGGGAACATTGCTGATGAGGTTACCAACATTGCAGTAGTAGCTAATGCGGAAGAAGACTTGGGGACTTCATGTGCTGCACCTATGGATATTGAGGTTACAGACATTGAAGTGGTAGCTAATACGGACGAAGACTTGGGGACTTCACGTGCTGCACCTAGGGATATTGCAACAACACCAAGCTTGTCCTTTGGACTGGGGCAATATGTAATGCTTGTTGACGAGAGAGGGGGGGAGGTTGGGAAAGGTGCAGTGTTTCAAATTAGTGGACAATGGTGTGGGAATAGCTTGTATAAATCTGGCACGTGCGTTGTGGACATCAAGGAACTCTCAGTCGACAAAAGTTCCAATGTTCTACACCCTGTGGAGGGCACATGCGACTCATTTTATCAGACTGAAAAAAGATTTGGTTTGATACGAGTCTTGTGGGATATAAACAAAGTTTTTCTCTACTTTCAGCCCGGGGAATACGTGATGCTTCGGGGGGATAAACAACAGGAGATTGGGAAGGGCACGGTTTT
- the LOC121805930 gene encoding uncharacterized protein LOC121805930, protein MEQGRMLFDASAYMLFEATGDSEEQDSGAAAEAEAEAKEDAQSCSYSSSARLYEAVYGGEDTRAAQFDNYFDDDDDRGGSDEEDGVVDQYRRRSRSAAVEPAKGCEESMRNEREGDRLFWEACLAS, encoded by the coding sequence ATGGAGCAAGGAAGAATGTTATTTGATGCATCAGCTTACATGTTGTTCGAGGCCACCGGCGATTCCGAAGAGCAGGATTCCGGCGCcgcggcggaggcggaggcggaggcgaagGAAGATGCGCAGTCGTGCAGCTACAGCTCCTCCGCGCGGCTGTATGAGGCGGTTTACGGCGGTGAGGATACTCGCGCAGCGCAATTTGATAATTACttcgacgacgacgacgaccgCGGAGGAAGCGACGAAGAGGACGGCGTCGTCGATCAATACCGCCGTCGGAGCCGGAGCGCGGCGGTGGAGCCGGCGAAGGGCTGTGAAGAATCGATGAGGAATGAGAGAGAGGGGGATAGGCTCTTCTGGGAGGCGTGTTTGGCGTCTTAG
- the LOC121805903 gene encoding nodulin homeobox-like isoform X1, with product MRASNEASTSIELANSLFRGRSEVALDLIAAVKGLHELSPQQLGKLIKDSGNNVVRHIAEDGSCIQVDLEKFARYLPLHLIAVIMAWERDKSTFKYLLCGILLLHSMCDLASRVPKIEQILLDDVKISEQLIDLVFYLLVLLGAYKQETHTIPNDMVLLHSALVACSLKLLTVIVSPQYQEVAQVLTAYYKVDIFTEAAFSAVCVDVKFLQTKLSAQHGDSSGSASPTAEETLNHLCQQCDSSLQFLQSLCQQKLFRECVVKNKELCGNGGVLVLVQAVMNLKLSGSDNTSSYLAATSRLKSKALSILLHLCEAESVSYLDEVASNTASQDLAKSVGLEVLDLLKKLFGIDSTQLNAPSEVSYPKGQLELNAMRLADVFSDDSNFRSFIMINFREALAAIFLLPHGEFVSGWCSSDLLVSEEDAPLDVPRSSYAHQRTSLLIKVIANLHCFNPDVCQDEKDLFLNKFIQFIQNDYQKLSDGILSTSEADKVSTVSKNLCSLLSHAESLVPEFLNEDDVQLLRLFISQFESRIVRAASEDHLVHDEENAVVYSLPLHREISPGHGNNVVNMGQGTLNLGFREVDQFDATRNGDEQFFDRKNSGMMEQDKSNGPSVNSRDNEKDARAFDTSGSDSSPTRGKIHFDQMGVDRIKRHSFDETAEEEKIDPLHSEEKQQRKRKRTVMNDKQIALIESALIDEPDMHRNAPVLRLWADKLSIHGAEVTTSRLKNWLNNRKARLARAAKDVRVSYDGDSSDRLGISGHLDSPRSSIDDAHISFSARGNIADEVTNIAVVANAEEDLGTSCAAPMDIEVTDIEVVANTDEDLGTSRAAPRDIATTPSLSFGLGQYVMLVDERGGEVGKGAVFQISGQWCGNSLYKSGTCVVDIKELSVDKSSNVLHPVEGTCDSFYQTEKRFGLIRVLWDINKVFLYFQPGEYVMLRGDKQQEIGKGTVFQARGYWNGVYLEQSGMCVVDIKKLSIDRFADLPHPVEATGNSFYQSQKRIGVMRVVWDSNKLSRLQA from the exons ATGAGGGCATCAAACGAAGCTTCCACCAGCATTGAGCTGGCGAACAGTTTATTTCGAGGCCGATCTGAGGTG GCACTTGATTTAATTGCTGCGGTCAAGGGACTGCATGAGCTTAGTCCTCAACAGCTTGGCAAACTAATCAAAGATTCTGGGAACAATGTGGTCAGGCACATTGCTGAGGATGGATCATGTATACAG GTTGACTTGGAAAAATTTGCAAGGTATCTTCCTCTTCATCTTATTGCAGTGATTATGGCTTGGGAAAGGGACAAATCAACATTCAAGTATTTGTTATGTGGAATTCTTCTCTTGCACTCCATGTGTGATCTTGCCTCTCGGGTACCCAAAATTGAGCAG ATATTGCTTGATGATGTGAAGATATCAGAACAGCTAATTGACCTGGTCTTTTATCTGCTAGTTCTCCTTGGTGCATACAAACAG GAAACTCACACCATTCCCAATGATATGGTTCTTCTTCATTCAGCTCTGGTTGCTTGCAGTCTAAAATTGTTGACAGTCATTGTTTCTCCACAGTACCAAGAGGTTGCTCAAGTTTTGACTGCATATTACAAG GTGGACATATTCACGGAGGCAGCGTTCTCTGCTGTTTGTGTTGATGTCAAGTTTCTGCAGACCAAACTCTCTGCTCAACATGGCGATTCATCTGGAAGTGCTTCCCCTACTGCTGAAGAGACCTTGAATCACCTTTGCCAGCAGTGTGATTCTTCTCTTCAATTTCTACAGTCCCTGTGTCAGCAAAAGTTGTTTCGGGAATGCGTTGTTAAGAACaag GAGTTATGTGGCAATGGTGGTGTTCTTGTTCTGGTTCAGGCCGTCATGAACTTAAAGTTATCAGGCTCAGACAATACCTCCTCGTACTTGGCTGCTACCTCTCGTCTAAAATCTAAAGCTTTATCTATT CTTTTGCACCTTTGTGAAGCAGAAAGTGTATCCTACCTTGATGAGGTGGCCAGCAATACTGCCAGTCAGGATTTGGCAAAGTCTGTCGGACTCGAG GTTCTTGACTTGCTGAAAAAACTGTTTGGTATAGATTCCACACAGTTAAATGCTCCCTCTGAGGTAAGCTACCCAAAGGGGCAACTGGAACTTAATGCAATGCGCCTGGCAGATGTTTTCTCAGATGATTCAAATTTTCGATCGTTCATCATGATAAATTTT AGGGAAGCTTTAGCGGCAATCTTTCTACTCCCTCATGGAGAGTTTGTATCTGGCTGGTGCTCATCTGATCTTCTAGTTTCTGAAGAGGATGCACCATTAGA TGTTCCTCGGTCGTCTTATGCCCATCAGAGAACGTCTTTGTTGATTAAAGTGATTGCAAACCTTCATTGCTTTAATCCTGATGTATGCCAGG ACGAGAAAGATCTGTTTCTCAACAAGTTCATTCAGTTCATACAGAATGACTATCAGAAACTGTCAGATGGAATCCTCTCTACTTCCGAAGCTGACAAAGTTTCCACAGTTAGCAAGAACTTAT GTTCACTGTTAAGTCACGCAGAATCTTTAGTTCCAGAATTTTTGAATGAAGATGATGTACAACTGCTGAG GTTATTTATAAGTCAATTTGAGTCGCGGATTGTTCGTGCTGCATCTGAAGATCATCTGGTCCAT GATGAGGAAAatgcagtggtgtattctttacCCTTACACAGAGAAATAAGCCCAGGTCATGGAAATAATGTTGTCAACATGGGACAGGGCACACTGAACCTTGGTTTCCGAGAAGTGGATCAATTTGATGCAACCAGGAATGGGGATGAGCAATTTTTTGATAGGAAGAACTCTGGGATGATGGAGCAGGACAAATCCAATGGGCCCTCTGTAAATTCGCGAGATAATGAGAAAGATGCTCGAGCTTTTGATACAAGTGGGTCAGATTCCAGCCCCACTCGAGGAAAGATCCACTTTGATCAAATGGGTGTTGATCGTATCAAGCGACATAGCTTTGACGAAACTGCTGAAGAGGAAAAAATCGATCCTCTACATTCTGAAGAGAAGCAGCAAAGGAAACGCAAGAGAACTGTAATGAATGATAAACAGATAGCTCTTATTGAATCTGCACTTATAGATGAACCTGATATGCACCGCAATGCACCTGTACTACGGTTGTGGGCTGATAAATTGAGTATTCAT gGTGCCGAGGTTACAACTTCAAGGCTAAAAAATTG GCTGAATAATCGGAAAGCTAGGCTGGCACGTGCAGCTAAAGATGTTCGTGTATCATATGATGGAGACAGTTCTGACAGACTAGGAATCTCTGGGCATCTCGACTCGCCCCGGAGCTCTATAGATGATGCCCATATCTCATTTTCTGCAAGAGGGAACATTGCTGATGAGGTTACCAACATTGCAGTAGTAGCTAATGCGGAAGAAGACTTGGGGACTTCATGTGCTGCACCTATGGATATTGAGGTTACAGACATTGAAGTGGTAGCTAATACGGACGAAGACTTGGGGACTTCACGTGCTGCACCTAGGGATATTGCAACAACACCAAGCTTGTCCTTTGGACTGGGGCAATATGTAATGCTTGTTGACGAGAGAGGGGGGGAGGTTGGGAAAGGTGCAGTGTTTCAAATTAGTGGACAATGGTGTGGGAATAGCTTGTATAAATCTGGCACGTGCGTTGTGGACATCAAGGAACTCTCAGTCGACAAAAGTTCCAATGTTCTACACCCTGTGGAGGGCACATGCGACTCATTTTATCAGACTGAAAAAAGATTTGGTTTGATACGAGTCTTGTGGGATATAAACAAAGTTTTTCTCTACTTTCAGCCCGGGGAATACGTGATGCTTCGGGGGGATAAACAACAGGAGATTGGGAAGGGCACGGTTTT
- the LOC121805935 gene encoding mitochondrial substrate carrier family protein ucpB-like — translation MKNSSSSSAGSMKAKWGVSSSDVFYHFSTSGMSVATATGITHPLDVLKVRLQMQLVGQRGPLTGMGKLSMQVVKSEGLRALYLGLTPALMRSVLYGGLRLGLYEPSKYVCELAFESRNVLMKIASGAFSGAVATALTNPVEVLKVRLQMRRTSTLGPIQELQKIASEEGIAALWKGVGPAMTRAAALTASQLATYDESKQMLMNWTSLQEGFYLHLIASTIAGTVSTIMTAPVDMVKTRLMLQQQSQRVGSYKNGFHCAYQVLQTEGPRGLYKGGFAMFARLGPQTTITFIVCEQLRGLAGLEAL, via the exons ATGAAGAACTCATCGTCCTCCTCCGCTG GATCAATGAAAGCAAAATGGGGAGTGTCCTCATCCGATGTTTTTTATCATTTCAGCACGAGTGGAATGTCTGTTGCTACTGCAACCGGAATTACCCATCCTTTAG ATGTTCTGAAGGTCAGGCTGCAAATGCAGCTAGTTGGCCAAAGAGGCCCGTTGACTGGCATG GGAAAACTTTCTATGCAAGTAGTCAAAAGTGAAGGACTCAGGGCCTTGTATTTGGGATTGACACCTGCATTAATGAGGTCAGTTCTTTATGGGGGTCTCCGTTTAGGCTTATACGAACCTTCAAAATATGTGTGTGAATTGGCTTTTGAGTCCCGCAATGTCTTGATGAAGATTGCATCTGGAGCATTCTCTGGCGCTGTTGCAACAGCACTTACCAATCCTGTGGAAGTGCTGAAG GTGCGGTTGCAGATGAGAAGAACAAGCACCCTTGGGCCGATCCAAGAACTGCAAAAAATTGCTTCAGAAGAGGGCATTGCAGCCCTATGGAAGGGGGTCGGCCCTGCAATGACCAGAGCTGCTGCATTGACTGCATCACAGCTGGCAACATATGATGAATCCAAGCAG ATGTTGATGAACTGGACTTCTCTTCAGGAAGGATTTTATCTGCATCTTAT TGCGAGTACTATAGCTGGAACTGTGAGTACCATTATGACTGCGCCGGTTGATATGGTTAAAACAAGACTTATGCTGCAACAACAATCTCAAAGAGTTGGAAGCTACAAAAATGGCTTCCACTGTGCCTATCAG GTTCTGCAAACAGAAGGTCCTCGTGGTCTTTACAAAGG GGGGTTCGCGATGTTTGCAAGATTGGGTCCACAAACAACTATTACCTTCATTGTCTGTGAGCAGCTGCGTGGACTTGCAGGACTCGAGGCACTCTGA